From a region of the Aeoliella mucimassa genome:
- a CDS encoding DUF2092 domain-containing protein, whose amino-acid sequence MLCRLVTSLVIGAFVSLPVLAEEPSPPATEPSTAEAILRSATERITQAKSFTVDAKASVVVGMPGFEHEKYGRYKVAAERPNQLLVLRTDGEMGGTVANDGKKLLMYNAELQQYIESEAAPSLDMLSSDFGMMSLLEGGMGGLFLPLLADDPVARLTGGTTASQVVGVEKIDGLECHHLKFEQESSDLNVWVTTGAAPTIRRISPDLSKQFAGEEGADDFSITVVVDLRAWDLPAELNDEMFAFTPPASAELKEEFAAVAPSAVMPPIAAGPSHPPLLGELAPEFALIELSGTKAFELKPLIGQKVILLDFWATWCGPCRKGLPTIAEVAKEYSDKPLAVYGVNVQEDADAIREFLDETKLELQVLRDVGGEVASSYQVTGIPHTVLIGLDGRVQVVHVGVASKEELTAQIDALLNREDLATKQLNAEQPEAAAESEADAEPSEPEAEEPAKTPEAEPAQADSASGE is encoded by the coding sequence ATGCTGTGCCGGCTTGTGACGAGTCTCGTTATCGGTGCCTTCGTTTCTCTACCTGTATTGGCCGAAGAACCGAGCCCACCGGCCACGGAGCCTTCAACGGCTGAGGCGATTCTGCGATCCGCCACCGAGCGCATCACCCAGGCAAAATCCTTTACGGTCGACGCCAAGGCAAGCGTGGTCGTAGGGATGCCGGGTTTCGAACACGAAAAATATGGCCGCTACAAAGTGGCCGCCGAACGCCCGAACCAGTTGCTGGTGCTGCGGACCGATGGTGAGATGGGGGGCACCGTGGCTAACGATGGCAAGAAACTGTTGATGTACAACGCGGAACTGCAGCAGTACATCGAAAGCGAAGCAGCCCCGTCGCTCGATATGCTGAGCAGCGACTTTGGCATGATGTCACTGCTGGAAGGGGGCATGGGTGGTTTATTTCTTCCTTTGCTAGCCGACGATCCCGTCGCTCGACTTACTGGAGGGACAACCGCCAGCCAGGTGGTCGGCGTCGAGAAGATCGATGGATTGGAGTGCCACCATCTGAAGTTCGAGCAGGAAAGCTCTGACCTCAATGTCTGGGTCACTACCGGCGCGGCACCGACGATTCGCCGAATCTCGCCCGATCTCTCTAAGCAGTTTGCTGGCGAGGAAGGAGCCGACGACTTCTCGATCACCGTGGTGGTCGATCTGCGAGCTTGGGACCTTCCGGCCGAACTCAACGACGAGATGTTTGCCTTCACTCCCCCCGCTTCGGCGGAATTGAAGGAGGAGTTTGCGGCTGTTGCTCCGTCGGCGGTCATGCCGCCGATCGCTGCGGGACCTTCGCACCCACCGCTACTGGGAGAACTGGCCCCCGAGTTTGCTTTGATCGAGCTTTCTGGCACCAAGGCCTTTGAGCTGAAGCCGCTGATCGGACAGAAAGTCATTCTGCTCGACTTCTGGGCTACCTGGTGTGGTCCCTGCCGCAAGGGGCTGCCGACCATCGCCGAAGTGGCCAAGGAGTACAGCGACAAGCCGCTCGCGGTGTATGGGGTAAATGTTCAGGAAGATGCCGACGCGATTCGCGAGTTTCTCGATGAGACAAAGCTCGAGCTTCAGGTGCTGCGTGACGTGGGCGGCGAGGTGGCCAGTAGCTACCAGGTGACCGGCATTCCCCACACAGTGCTTATCGGACTCGACGGGCGGGTGCAGGTGGTTCACGTCGGGGTTGCCAGCAAAGAGGAGCTTACCGCCCAGATCGACGCGCTGTTGAATCGCGAAGACCTGGCGACCAAGCAACTGAATGCCGAGCAACCCGAGGCCGCGGCAGAGTCTGAAGCCGATGCTGAGCCAAGCGAGCCGGAAGCCGAGGAACCAGCCAAAACGCCCGAAGCCGAGCCCGCACAGGCGGATTCAGCTTCGGGAGAGTAA
- a CDS encoding CehA/McbA family metallohydrolase domain-containing protein, whose translation MSNILRISLFILFAGSPTMLGYAATPDGQLQINIIDPATQTPLPVRIELTNTRGRTVRLGKSAAGALGNHFYLTGQGVLGLKRGDYLFTLDAGPEYKTQRGDFKIERHADDSKVVEMHRFTDLEKEGWYAGDFDSVRNAKDLPLMAQVEALHFVPSVAWTYDGKKWSESPRNIMLPVDEVDPQAAGRKLGAYAARVEQPGGTLLLFADEPMVEKPFEVEAGWSTEKILLAAVEADLHVVAASPVEWELPVWIATDELSTVALLTRNDYGDYRQGSDKGTRPRDTSFYPGKQGQAQWEQAVYFHLLNCGLQVTPVAGSGSGANEMPLGSNRTYVYHANAFSPEAWWRGVEQGATVVTNGPLLRPQVGGQPPGTTFSLGNGGQVDYQVGLNLASRDARVEYLEVIKNGETFAEVRLSDWVAKKGQLPPVSFDSSGWFAVRAATTEEQKYQYALNSPYYVESTEGPRVSRESVEFFLAWLDELAELPADERSASEAEIAKAREFWQQLLSEANAP comes from the coding sequence ATGTCAAATATACTACGCATTAGCCTGTTTATTCTGTTCGCTGGCTCTCCCACGATGTTGGGATATGCAGCTACGCCCGACGGACAGCTGCAAATTAATATTATCGACCCAGCGACTCAGACCCCGCTACCGGTCCGGATTGAGCTGACCAACACTCGCGGAAGGACCGTTCGGCTGGGGAAATCGGCCGCGGGAGCACTCGGAAATCACTTCTATCTCACAGGGCAGGGCGTGCTGGGGCTGAAACGGGGCGATTACCTGTTTACCCTCGATGCGGGGCCTGAATATAAGACCCAGCGGGGCGATTTCAAGATCGAACGCCATGCCGACGACTCGAAAGTGGTCGAAATGCATCGGTTTACCGATCTCGAGAAGGAGGGGTGGTACGCGGGCGATTTCGACTCGGTGCGGAACGCTAAGGACCTGCCGTTGATGGCGCAGGTCGAAGCCTTGCACTTTGTCCCCTCGGTAGCTTGGACCTACGATGGCAAGAAGTGGAGCGAATCGCCGCGGAACATCATGTTGCCCGTCGACGAGGTCGATCCGCAGGCGGCCGGGCGCAAGCTCGGAGCTTACGCGGCGCGTGTGGAGCAACCAGGAGGAACCCTGCTGCTGTTTGCCGATGAACCAATGGTGGAGAAACCTTTCGAGGTCGAAGCAGGCTGGTCGACAGAGAAAATCCTGCTCGCGGCCGTCGAAGCCGATTTGCATGTGGTGGCTGCTTCGCCGGTAGAATGGGAACTGCCAGTCTGGATAGCTACCGACGAATTGAGCACCGTCGCATTGCTCACCCGCAACGACTATGGCGATTATCGCCAGGGGAGCGACAAAGGGACGCGACCTCGCGACACTTCGTTTTACCCTGGCAAGCAAGGACAGGCACAATGGGAGCAAGCGGTCTACTTCCATCTGCTGAACTGCGGGTTGCAGGTGACTCCGGTCGCTGGCAGCGGTTCGGGGGCGAACGAGATGCCGCTTGGTTCGAATCGCACCTACGTGTATCACGCAAATGCGTTCTCGCCCGAAGCCTGGTGGCGAGGTGTTGAGCAGGGAGCGACCGTTGTGACCAATGGCCCACTGCTCCGCCCGCAGGTCGGTGGTCAGCCCCCTGGCACGACTTTCTCTCTCGGTAATGGTGGGCAAGTGGACTACCAGGTGGGACTCAATCTGGCGAGTCGCGACGCCCGGGTGGAATACCTGGAGGTCATCAAGAATGGCGAGACCTTCGCCGAGGTACGGCTCTCCGACTGGGTGGCCAAGAAGGGGCAATTGCCGCCGGTGTCGTTTGACAGCAGTGGATGGTTCGCTGTGCGGGCGGCCACCACGGAGGAGCAAAAGTACCAGTACGCCCTGAACTCTCCTTACTACGTCGAAAGTACCGAAGGGCCGCGGGTGAGCCGCGAATCGGTCGAGTTTTTCTTGGCCTGGCTCGACGAACTGGCCGAATTGCCGGCCGACGAGCGATCGGCCAGCGAGGCCGAAATCGCCAAAGCACGCGAATTCTGGCAGCAACTTCTCTCCGAAGCCAACGCCCCGTAG
- a CDS encoding DnaJ C-terminal domain-containing protein, with protein MAADPYQTLGVNRKATQEEINKAYRDLARKYHPDLHPDDESAKKKFQDVQAAFDILNDEKKRKMYDRYGAGFEQMGAGGAGPQGWPGSAARGGQYDFDFNELFGGGGGAPGMGGGFADLFRNFSRGAQGTAQPDVKRGQDLEYDLTIPFATAVKGGEASVSLRRGSTGKNETISVKIPAGIEDGKKIRLRGQGEPGHMGLPGDLLIKVRVAPHPYFKRSGKRLDIQLPVKLAEAVEGAKIDVPTPHGTVTISIPPGTSSGKKLRLRGQGVKPASGEPGDLYAEVQIILPDNMTEEERTKIAAIVQRDQRNPRADLRW; from the coding sequence ATGGCAGCAGACCCCTACCAAACGCTTGGCGTCAACCGCAAGGCCACGCAAGAAGAGATCAACAAGGCCTACCGCGACCTTGCGCGAAAGTACCATCCCGACCTTCACCCCGACGACGAGTCGGCCAAGAAGAAGTTCCAGGATGTACAAGCGGCGTTCGACATACTGAACGACGAGAAGAAGCGGAAAATGTACGACCGCTACGGAGCGGGCTTCGAGCAAATGGGCGCAGGCGGCGCTGGTCCGCAAGGCTGGCCCGGTAGCGCGGCTCGCGGTGGTCAATACGATTTCGACTTCAACGAACTATTCGGCGGCGGCGGTGGTGCCCCCGGCATGGGGGGCGGATTCGCCGACCTGTTCCGCAATTTCTCGCGCGGTGCCCAAGGCACAGCACAACCCGACGTTAAGCGAGGACAGGATCTGGAGTACGATCTTACAATCCCCTTCGCCACGGCCGTGAAGGGTGGCGAAGCCTCCGTGTCGCTTCGTCGGGGAAGCACCGGCAAGAACGAGACCATCTCGGTGAAGATTCCTGCCGGGATTGAAGACGGCAAGAAGATTCGGCTCCGCGGACAAGGCGAGCCTGGCCACATGGGCCTGCCCGGCGACCTGCTGATCAAAGTCCGCGTCGCCCCACACCCTTACTTCAAACGCAGCGGCAAGCGTCTCGATATTCAGCTTCCAGTGAAACTCGCCGAAGCCGTGGAAGGGGCCAAAATCGACGTGCCGACTCCTCACGGGACGGTCACCATTTCGATTCCCCCAGGCACCTCGAGTGGCAAGAAACTTCGCCTCCGCGGGCAAGGGGTGAAACCAGCCAGCGGCGAGCCCGGCGACCTGTACGCCGAAGTGCAAATCATCCTGCCCGATAACATGACCGAGGAGGAACGCACCAAGATCGCGGCCATAGTCCAACGCGATCAACGCAATCCTCGCGCAGACTTACGATGGTAA
- a CDS encoding FKBP-type peptidyl-prolyl cis-trans isomerase, translated as MPIEANSAVAIDYKLTDDNGQMIDSSEGQDPLWYLHGHENIVPGLERELTGKSEGDSFKVCVAPEEGYGPRNDSLQQEVSRKNFEDAGELAPGMQFQANTEAGPMVFTITEVTEEMVTVDANHPLAGQTLNFDITVREVREATADEIAHGHIHGPGGHQH; from the coding sequence ATGCCCATTGAAGCCAACTCTGCCGTTGCGATCGATTACAAGCTGACCGATGATAACGGGCAGATGATCGACTCGTCCGAGGGGCAGGATCCGTTATGGTACCTGCATGGGCACGAGAACATTGTCCCCGGTCTCGAGCGGGAGCTGACCGGCAAGTCGGAAGGGGACAGTTTCAAGGTGTGTGTCGCTCCTGAGGAAGGTTATGGTCCTCGGAACGACAGTCTGCAGCAGGAAGTGAGCCGCAAGAACTTCGAGGATGCCGGCGAATTGGCGCCAGGCATGCAGTTCCAGGCCAACACCGAAGCGGGCCCGATGGTATTCACCATTACCGAAGTGACCGAGGAAATGGTAACGGTCGATGCGAACCATCCGCTGGCCGGCCAGACGCTGAACTTCGACATTACCGTACGCGAAGTTCGCGAAGCCACGGCCGACGAAATTGCCCACGGCCACATTCACGGCCCTGGCGGGCATCAACACTAG